A genome region from Ptiloglossa arizonensis isolate GNS036 chromosome 4, iyPtiAriz1_principal, whole genome shotgun sequence includes the following:
- the LOC143145408 gene encoding uncharacterized protein LOC143145408 yields MRAKSRNLQKIFKQLLLEKPYSRVHWQFWDETRYITSYLYVIRPVSVNFEKSKITLHRPFNEPMKTMNCYGRRTKTIRDSFGFRSAVYSGGTMGDRSLKFKRDNSIKI; encoded by the exons ATGAGAgcaaaaagtagaaatttgcaaaaaattttcaagcaGCTGCTGCTTGAAAAGCCTTACTCGAGAGTCCACTGGCAGTTCTGGGACGAAACTCG TTATATAACCAGTTATTTATATGTTATCCGTCCAGTGTCGGtaaactttgaaaaatcgaagatcaCGTTGCATAGACCATTCAACGAACCGATGAAAACCATGAACTGTTATGGGAGAAGAACGAAAACAATCAGAGACTCTTTCGG GTTCCGCTCGGCAGTGTACAGTGGGGGAACGATGGGGGATAGGTCATTGAAGTTTAAACGAGACAactctattaaaatttaa